The Nonlabens sp. Hel1_33_55 genome contains the following window.
CCAGTCTAGGAACCACCGTTTACGGTAGTTATACCAGCTCAAATCCAGAAGCCAAAATTCAGGCCGTTAGACATGTGATGCGACCATCTGTATCGTATAATATCAACCCTAGTTTTGATCAATATTACGAGCAATTATTACGAGAAGATGGAGTCATCGTTTCTGAAGAAGAGCGATTCTTCAGCAGGTTTGAAGGATCTTTATTTGGAGCGCCTGGTCGTGTTTTCTCCAGTAATATAGGACTGAGCCTGCAAAATAATCTTGAAGCCAAAGTTCTTGATCCAGAAAGCGAGGATGGAGAACTGAAAAAGAAACAATTGATTAAAAGTTTGAACTTGAGCACGAGCTACAACCTAGCCGGTGATTCCCTACAACTAAGTCCGCTTAATGTTAGTGGTGTTATTCCTATTTACAAAGACGTCGACTTGCAGCTCAATGCAAATTTTGACCCTTATGCGCTAGACGCTAACAATAACAGGATAAATACTTTCAATATCAATAACGGCGGTAGTCCGGCGCGATTGACTAACGCAGGTGCTCGATTCAACTTCAAACTAAGCAATAAAGATTTTGAACCAACTGATGATGATGAAGAGGATGACAAAGAAACTAAAGTAGAAAGCACCACATTACGTAATGGTGGTCGTGCAGATGATTTATTCGGTGATCCTATTGATCCTGCGACAGGAAACTTTCTGGATGATGAAGAACCCACACAACAGGATGTTGACCTTGAGGAAAGTCTCTATCGATTCAAAATCCCATGGAATTTAAACATTGCTTACACTTTTACTTACAATAATGCTAGAAGACAAAACGAGGTAAGCGGTAACAGTATTATGCTAAGTGGTGATGTAGAATTTTCTCCACGCTGGAGCATAGGTGGTAATACAGGATATGATTTTGTAGGTAATGGTATTTCATTTACCACGTTACGATTTCAGCGAGATTTGGAGAGTTTCCGTATGAGCTTCAATTGGAATCCTGTTGGTGTCAATAATAGTTGGTTCTTTTTTATAGGAATCAAATCTGGTGCCTTGAGTGACATCAAATACGACCAGCGTAGACAGCCAGATCCAAGGTTTTAGTAAATTAAAGCTTAAGGCTTGAAACTGCTTCCCAGTGTATTCTAAGCTTCAGGAATCTTACCAAGAATCTCCAATAAAAACTTCCAGAATTTCTGTACTGATCTGATTTCTACATATTCATCTGGACTGTGAGCGCCTCTAATATTTGGACCAAAGGAAATCATATCCAATCCAGGATAACGCTCGCCTAAAATACCGCATTCCAACCCTGCGTGGCAAGCTACCACTCTAGGTTCCTGTGTAAATAAATCTGTATAAATAGAAGTTGCTACGTTTAAAATGTCGCTATCTGGTTTAGGTTCCCAACCTGGATAATCTCCTGAGAAAACCACCTCTAGATTATTGAGTTCCATAACACCACGAACCGTAGCCTTGAGATCATCCTTAACGCTATCTACAGACGATCTAGTCAAGCAGGCGACTTCCAACTTGCCATCATTTAATTCAATTCTCGCCAAGTTATTACTCGCTTCAACGAGATCATCAAAATCTGGACTCCATCGATACACACCATTCTGTATTCCCAGAATCATGTAGATCAAATGCTCGCTGTCTTTTCCTTCCAGCACGTCTTTTCCAGTGGCATCTTCAATGCTTATGGAAAGATTCGGCTCAATGGATTGATATTCCTTCTCTATCGCATTCATGCATTTCGTGAAGGAATGTATGATGCCTTCTTGTTCGCTTTCGCGAAAGCGAACTACACTAACGGCTTCTCTAGGTATAGCATTCCTTAAGCTACCGCCGTTGAATTCCTGTAAATGAACCACGCCTTTTTTTTGCATGGCGTCCATCAGTCTGGTATTAAGCTTATTGGCATTACCCAATCCTTTGTGGATATCCATACCACTATGGCCACCTTTAAGGCCTTTGACTGTAATTTTTTTGGTAACGAAACTAGAATCAGGAGAAATGGTTTTATAAGTTCTTGTTCCAGTGATGTCAATCCCGCCGGCGCAACCTATGTCAATCTCATCGTCTTCTTCCGTATCTAGATTTAATAGGATTTCGCTGCTGAGAATGGTTTTATCAAGCTTTTTTGCGCCTGTCATTCCTGTTTCTTCATCAATGGTAAAAAGAGCTTCAATCGCTGGGTGAGCAATATTTTTTGAGGAAAGAATGGCCATGATAGCCGCAACGCCTATACCGTTATCAGCTCCCAATGTGGTTCCCTTTGCCTTGACGCGATCTGATTGGATTTCCATCTCAATACCTTGAGTTTCAAAATCAAAAACAGTATCGTTATTTTTTTGATGTACCATATCAAGATGTGATTGTAAAATCACACTTTTACGGTTTTCCATGCCTTCAGAGGCTGGTTTTTTAATGATCACATTTCCTATGTCATCTTGAAGAACAACGAGAGATAACTCTTTGGCGAAATTCACCATGAATTTCCTGACTTCTTCTTCTTTTTTAGATGGTCTGGGAACTGAATTTAAATCTGCAAAATGATTCCATAATTGATGGGGTTCTAAACTGCGTACCAAGTCACTCATATCTTCTTTGTTTTGCTTCCTTGTAAAAATAAGAGACTGTAAAGGGTAATGCGTGAAGCTTATATTAAATGATGCTTTTGGGAACTTAGGTTAGAGTATGGAATACTGAATACTGAATACTGAATACTGAATACTGAATACTGAAATTTACAGATTAGAACCTGCTTTATTTTTGACTTTTGAGTCTAGATTCTTTCATCTTTCTTCTTTCTTCTTTCATCTTTCTTCTTTCATCTTTCATCTTTCAACTTGACTCTTGATTCTTGATTCTTAAGCTTACATCACTTTAACTCCGCGCAACATCTCGCGTTTTCCTGGTGGTCCTGGCAACCGCTCTACTTGAAATCCTGCTTCCTGCATATTACGTCTCACTTGACCAGCAGCGCAATAGGTAACTATAACACCATTTGCTCTTAACGCTCTATAAGCCGATTGAAAAATAGATAACTTCCATAATTCAGGTTGCGTTCGTGGTCCGAAGGCATCAAAATAAATTAGATCGAAATCGGCTTCAAAATCAACCGATTCAAAAGTCATTTGCTTTTTGACAAGCTTAAATTGTTGATTAACTACAGCTTCATCATTCCAAGGTATGTTGTGAATAGTCTGGAAAACCTGTTCCTCATGAATCAACGCACCATAATTCATGGCGTCAATTTCTTCTTGGGTAACGGGAAAAGCTTCCATTCCTGTATAATTGATCGCCACTGAAGATGTATGGATTGCCGTAAGCAACGCGTTCAACCCTGTTCCAAAACCGTATTCAAGAATATTTAGAACGCCCAGATCAGGTTGCTGTTCCAGAGCGTATTCCAATCCCATTTGTATAAAAACATGGCGCGCCTCTTGAAGCGCGCCATGTTTTGAATGATACTGTTCATTGAGATCAGGCATGTGAATGGTTTTGGAGCCATCGCCTGTAGTCATGATCTCACGCTTCACTTATTCTGATTTTTCAGATGAATTTGCTACAAATACATCAGCTCCTTCAAAAGTTTCTACAAGCGCTCCATCTGCAATAATGCTCAAGGTTATCTGATCTTCTGTAATCGCATCGATTTCTTGCTGGCTTTTACCACCATCCATGGCATAATGTCTTGCATCTTCAACACTAGTGACGCTTTTAAAAGCCTTTCCAGAGATCACTACTTCTTTTCCTTGACCATTTTTAGGTAAAAAGAAACCGTAATCCTTAAAAGTTACTCTAGCCGATTGATCATCACCTACAGGAACCTTGATCCAGCATCCTTTGTTAGTACAAACCTCACTAATGACCGTTTTCACTTTCACATCAACGGTATCATTAGGTTGAAGTTGGGCAAAGAGATACGTCAAATCTCCAGATTTCATAGTTTCATTTGCGGTAACCGTGGCACCGTAATTAGTAAACGCTACTTCTTCCAGTTGATCTTCATTAACGGCTGGAATTTCTTCGTTTTCTTGAGCGTCTCGACAACCTACAATTGTCAATGTGATAAAAAACAGGGCGAATAAATGTTTCATCTGTAAATATTTGGTTTAAAATTAAGAATTTGACAGTGATACTAATATTGGCATATCTACTATCTTTGCAAAAATAGAAATACCCAATGAATCATACCCATCAAATTGCTGTTGACAAAGTTCGGAATTCTAAAATTGATTCCACTGATTTTGAAACCCTAGTTTTCGGTAAGGTCTTTACAGATCACATGCTGGAATGTACCTGGAGTAACGGCAGCTGGAGCAGTGTAAATATCAAACCATATGGACCTATAATGGTAGAGCCTAGTTGTAAGGTGTTCCATTACGGTCAGGCAATTTTTGAGGGAATGAAAGCCTTTAAAGATGAGAATGATGAGGTTTTTCTCTTCCGTCCAGAAGATAACTGGAAGCGATTCAATGAAAGTGCTAAGAGACTTGCCATGCCAGAAGTTCCTGAAGAGGTATTTATGGATGGACTTAAAGAGTTGGTCAATCTAGATAGAGATTGGGTGCAAAAAGGCGATGGATTGTCCCTTTACTTAAGACCTTTTATGATTGCTAGTGAAAATGGTGTTGCTGCAGCACCAGCGACTGAATATAAATTTATGATCGTGATGTCACCAGCGCGATCCTATTATAGTGGCGAAGTAAGAGTTGTCATAGCAACAGAATTTTCTAGAGCTGCAGATGGTGGTATAGGATATGCAAAAGCTGCTGGTAATTATGCCGCAAGTTTCTATCCTAATAGCCTTGCGATCAAGGACGGTTACCAACAAATCATCTGGACTGACGCTGCAACCCACGAGTATCTGGAAGAAGCAGGTACCATGAACATTTTTGTGCGCATAGGCGATAAGTTACTAACGGCGCCACACAATGATCGTATTCTTAATGGGGTGACCCGTCGCAGCATTATCCAGATCGCTAAAGATATGGGAATCGATGTAGAAGAGCGTCGTGTGAGCATTAGCGAGATCAATGAAGCTGCAAAATCTGGTGAGCTTAAAGAGCTTTTTGGTAGTGGTACAGCCGCCGTTGTGGTACCTATTAAAGGTTACAAGCACAACGATTTTAAACATGAACTTCCCGAGATCGAAAACAGCTATTCTAGCCAATTCAAAAAAGTATTAGCTGACATCCAGTATAATCGTGCTCCAGACGAGCATGGCTGGAGAGTGAAAATTTAATGATATGAAAGCCTCTTAGACAAGAGGCTTTTTTTATGCGTGGTGGTTATTTTAACGACGCTTTCGCGAAAGCGAGATTCCAAAAAATCTATTTTTACAACTTATGGATTTTAAGATAGTATCTGACTTTAAACCAACCGGCGATCAACCTGGCGCGATCAAAAAATTAGTTGCTGGAGTTAATGCAGATGAGCGTTACCAGACCCTGCTGGGTGTTACGGGTAGTGGTAAGACTTTTACAGTTGCAAATGTGGTGGAAGATGTTCAAAAGCCAACGCTGGTACTGTGTCACAACAAAACGCTGGCAGCGCAATTATATTCAGAATTCAAGGCATTTTTTCCTGATAATGCCGTAGAATATTTTGTTTCTTACTATGATTATTATCAGCCAGAGGCCTTTATTCCCACAAGCGGAACCTATATAGAAAAGGATTTATCCATCAATGAAGAGATCGAGAAGATGCGATTGTCCACCACTTCTTCCCTATTATCGGGACGTCGTGACATCATCGTTGTAGCATCCGTTTCATGCCTGTACGGTATAGGAAATCCTATTGAGTTTCAGAAAAATGTGATTCGGTTAAATCAGGATCAAGTTATTGCGAGAACGGACCTGTTGAAGAAACTGGTGCAGAGTCTTTATTCCAGAACCACAGCAGAATTCAATCGAGGAAACTTTAGAATTAAAGGAGATACACTAGATGTTTTTCCCAGTTATGCAGATACGGCTTTTAGGATCCACTTTTTTGGCGATGAGATAGAAGAAATTGAGCGATTCAATCCGGTGGATGGACGAGTGATTGAGAAATATAAGACCATCACCATTTATCCTGCTAACATGTTTGTAACATCGCCAGATCGACTGCAAGGCGCTATTCATGCGATACAAGAAGACCTGGTCAAGCAAATCGATTATTTCAAGGAAATAGGCAAACCACTGGAAGCAAAACGCCTACAGGAAAGAACCGAATTTGATCTTGAAATGATCAGGGAATTAGGTTATTGTTCTGGTATTGAGAATTATAGTAGATATCTAGACGGTAGAATGCCTGGCACGCGACCTTTCTGTTTACTTGATTATTTTCCAGATGATTTTTTGATGATCATAGATGAGAGTCACGTGAGCGTACCGCAAGTAGGTGCCATGTATGGTGGCGATAGATCCAGAAAAGTCAATCTCGTTGACTATGGATTCCGTTTACCAGCTGCAATGGATAACAGGCCATTGAAATTTGAGGAATTTGAAGCGCTGCAAAACCAAGTCATCTATGTTAGCGCTACTCCAGCCGACTATGAGCTGGAAAAAAGTGAAGGAATTGTCGTGGAACAGATCATACGACCTACTGGTTTACTAGACCCGATTATTGAGGTTCGACCCAGTCAGAATCAGATCGACGATTTGGTGGAAGAAATAAGAATACGAGAAGAACGCGACGAACGAGTTCTGGTTACCACGCTTACCAAACGTATGGCAGAAGAATTGACAAAATACCTCTCCAGAATAAATGTGCGTTGTCGCTACATCCATAGTGATGTAGACACTTTGGAACGCGTTGAGATCATGTCAGACCTACGTAAAGGAATTTTTGATGTATTGATTGGTGTGAATCTGTTGCGAGAAGGACTGGATCTACCAGAAGTATCGCTAGTAGCCATTCTGGATGCCGATAAAGAAGGTTTCCTAAGAAATAATCGTTCTCTTACTCAAACGATAGGTCGAGCAGCTCGTAACGTCAACGGTCTTGCCATTTTGTATGCTGATAAAATCACAGACAGTATGCAAAAAACAATGGATGAAACCGATTATCGCAGATCCAAGCAAATTGAGTACAATACGAAGCATGGTTTGACACCAACAGCTATTAAGAAAAGTCTTGAAAGTGCATTGTCTGGTAAAACTAAAGCGGTTTACGCTATTGAGGAAACACTAAATCTACAAGCCGCAGAGGAAGAAGCTACCTACATGTCAAAAGCACAGCTGGAACAAAAAGTCAGAGACACCCGCAAACGCATGGAAGCTGCTGCTAAAGAGTTGGATTTCATGGAAGCAGCGCGATTACGTGATCAGATAAAGATGTTACAAGTCAAAATTACCGAAATATGATTTTCACTCTTTTAGTTATGCTAGACAACGATTATATCAATAATTCAACGTTTATTTTAGACGTCTAGCATTATAGCACGTTTAAAGTCGCCTAGTGATGAAACACCCGAAAAACTTAGACTCCAGAATCTTAACTTCGTTAGCATAACACATTGCTAGCTATGAAGTTAAAATTACTTTTTGTCATAATAATTATTCTTACGATTTCTTCCAATGCAATGGCGCAGGTTGGTATCAATACCATAGAACCAACAGCAGATCTAGAAATCGTTGCAGACGCCAGCCCAATGACTGGGAAATACAATGGTATCATT
Protein-coding sequences here:
- a CDS encoding aminoacyl-histidine dipeptidase, encoding MSDLVRSLEPHQLWNHFADLNSVPRPSKKEEEVRKFMVNFAKELSLVVLQDDIGNVIIKKPASEGMENRKSVILQSHLDMVHQKNNDTVFDFETQGIEMEIQSDRVKAKGTTLGADNGIGVAAIMAILSSKNIAHPAIEALFTIDEETGMTGAKKLDKTILSSEILLNLDTEEDDEIDIGCAGGIDITGTRTYKTISPDSSFVTKKITVKGLKGGHSGMDIHKGLGNANKLNTRLMDAMQKKGVVHLQEFNGGSLRNAIPREAVSVVRFRESEQEGIIHSFTKCMNAIEKEYQSIEPNLSISIEDATGKDVLEGKDSEHLIYMILGIQNGVYRWSPDFDDLVEASNNLARIELNDGKLEVACLTRSSVDSVKDDLKATVRGVMELNNLEVVFSGDYPGWEPKPDSDILNVATSIYTDLFTQEPRVVACHAGLECGILGERYPGLDMISFGPNIRGAHSPDEYVEIRSVQKFWKFLLEILGKIPEA
- the mnmD gene encoding tRNA (5-methylaminomethyl-2-thiouridine)(34)-methyltransferase MnmD, whose protein sequence is MKREIMTTGDGSKTIHMPDLNEQYHSKHGALQEARHVFIQMGLEYALEQQPDLGVLNILEYGFGTGLNALLTAIHTSSVAINYTGMEAFPVTQEEIDAMNYGALIHEEQVFQTIHNIPWNDEAVVNQQFKLVKKQMTFESVDFEADFDLIYFDAFGPRTQPELWKLSIFQSAYRALRANGVIVTYCAAGQVRRNMQEAGFQVERLPGPPGKREMLRGVKVM
- a CDS encoding DUF4920 domain-containing protein codes for the protein MKHLFALFFITLTIVGCRDAQENEEIPAVNEDQLEEVAFTNYGATVTANETMKSGDLTYLFAQLQPNDTVDVKVKTVISEVCTNKGCWIKVPVGDDQSARVTFKDYGFFLPKNGQGKEVVISGKAFKSVTSVEDARHYAMDGGKSQQEIDAITEDQITLSIIADGALVETFEGADVFVANSSEKSE
- a CDS encoding branched-chain amino acid aminotransferase; translation: MNHTHQIAVDKVRNSKIDSTDFETLVFGKVFTDHMLECTWSNGSWSSVNIKPYGPIMVEPSCKVFHYGQAIFEGMKAFKDENDEVFLFRPEDNWKRFNESAKRLAMPEVPEEVFMDGLKELVNLDRDWVQKGDGLSLYLRPFMIASENGVAAAPATEYKFMIVMSPARSYYSGEVRVVIATEFSRAADGGIGYAKAAGNYAASFYPNSLAIKDGYQQIIWTDAATHEYLEEAGTMNIFVRIGDKLLTAPHNDRILNGVTRRSIIQIAKDMGIDVEERRVSISEINEAAKSGELKELFGSGTAAVVVPIKGYKHNDFKHELPEIENSYSSQFKKVLADIQYNRAPDEHGWRVKI
- the uvrB gene encoding excinuclease ABC subunit UvrB, whose amino-acid sequence is MDFKIVSDFKPTGDQPGAIKKLVAGVNADERYQTLLGVTGSGKTFTVANVVEDVQKPTLVLCHNKTLAAQLYSEFKAFFPDNAVEYFVSYYDYYQPEAFIPTSGTYIEKDLSINEEIEKMRLSTTSSLLSGRRDIIVVASVSCLYGIGNPIEFQKNVIRLNQDQVIARTDLLKKLVQSLYSRTTAEFNRGNFRIKGDTLDVFPSYADTAFRIHFFGDEIEEIERFNPVDGRVIEKYKTITIYPANMFVTSPDRLQGAIHAIQEDLVKQIDYFKEIGKPLEAKRLQERTEFDLEMIRELGYCSGIENYSRYLDGRMPGTRPFCLLDYFPDDFLMIIDESHVSVPQVGAMYGGDRSRKVNLVDYGFRLPAAMDNRPLKFEEFEALQNQVIYVSATPADYELEKSEGIVVEQIIRPTGLLDPIIEVRPSQNQIDDLVEEIRIREERDERVLVTTLTKRMAEELTKYLSRINVRCRYIHSDVDTLERVEIMSDLRKGIFDVLIGVNLLREGLDLPEVSLVAILDADKEGFLRNNRSLTQTIGRAARNVNGLAILYADKITDSMQKTMDETDYRRSKQIEYNTKHGLTPTAIKKSLESALSGKTKAVYAIEETLNLQAAEEEATYMSKAQLEQKVRDTRKRMEAAAKELDFMEAARLRDQIKMLQVKITEI